The Capsicum annuum cultivar UCD-10X-F1 chromosome 3, UCD10Xv1.1, whole genome shotgun sequence genomic sequence aaaaaaattgcttttaaagtccctacacttaaccattttcaagcaactaagtcacctaacaaacctcattcaaaacaagaaaatctcctttaaagtccctacacttaaccattttcaagtaactaagtcaccaaccaaaccacattcaaaacaaaaaatcccctttaaagtccctacacttaaccattttctagttactaaagtatcaaaacaaaaccacatttaaaattaaaaaaatccactttaaagttcctacacttaactattttcaagtaactaagtcacaaccaaaccacattcaaaataaaaaaattccctttaaagtccctacacttaattattttcaagtgactaagtatcaaaacaaaaccacattcaaaaaaaaaaaaaaaaaaaaaaaacctttaaagtccctacacttaaccattttcaagtgactaagtcaccaaccaaaccacattcaaaactagcAACAACAAGACCAATAAGTTGTCAACAACACTGCTATTGAATCAAacatggccacacacggcttgaCTAGACtccaatatgaacaataacaagaagataacgacaatgctagtgaatcgaataaggccacacatggcttcactagacttcaatatgaacaataacaagaagataacaacttacctttgcttggcctaaattaaagtgaaagagatcgATAAGCGGTCACcagaaaaaatagcaaagcaatccttatATCGGATTCGATATCTATCAAATTGTAATATTATTAGAATTCAAATGCTAGTAAATGTCAAGACAAACTAAAATTTAGGTAATTCgaactcaaattcataaactttaGCTAAAATCTAACTCAAAGATACTAAATTAGGGATTTCAAAATGCTAAAGATACTAAAATCTACTAAAGATACTAAAACCATAAAAGTAAATGAAGAATCTCAACAAATCAGAACTAGAGATTCcaactttgaggaatttaaaCCAATAATAACTTCAGCACCACAAAACCTATATCAAAAGATACCATAAAAGCAAATTAACAACCTCAAAATTTCATAACTAAAGATTCAAAAGACTCAAATTCGAAGGGATTTCTACCAAGAATAACTTCAATCAAGTGAAACCCATatctaaaacaacaaactaaaccaTAAAAGGaattcaagaatctcaaaaaattaaaaaagcaaCACAAAAATAGCTTCATACCCGAGTTGTCGCCGCTGGAGTAGAGCGGGAGCAGTCGCCGAAGTATCTAGATGGAGTAGATCACGATGTGTGTGTGTTGTTGTGTGTTGGTGGTTGTGGGTGTAGCTGATGAGATCGCGAGTTCAGGAttaggtgtgtgtgtgtgtgttttgatgTTTTATTGTTTTTGTCGGGTCAGGTCGGGTCGGGTTAatgaaacttatttaaaaaaaatatttaaaatggtcAGTTTTCTGGCAAATATTTTCTacaaaatcgaccacatgtgttcgattttcaaataattttttttaaaaaaattaatctccattgatattaaattaatgtttaacaaactacaattaataaattaaaatgaattaatgaattacaattattttttaataaaattttttttaataaattcataatatttataaaaatatccaaataatttaatacaacgcgtatatatttaaattaaataattagttattttatcatcacattaacacgagtagtatattttcccaatcatataataatatcaattaaTTTTGCCAATTAAGATAAAtgtttggttaattagcttttaaatatgatattatatatatatacctcataatacaacaTGTTAATGagataaattattgattacttgtcttacgttattacaacttcaataatatacgcgtatctacattgacacaaaatagtacatctatttcctcaataataTGATATCAATGTCTCATTCAAAGTATTTTaatatatagatttagttatctagttttcgattactgcatatgtcactacacgagatatacatatatatacatatattcaattatctatatcagctctcaaatacgtactataaacatcaaatacacgattttactatctcataataatatacaacgtatatCACAAATACTCAAAAACAAAACTTGTAAGCAAAAAAACTCTAATTCAGCGTAAGTATATGTCagtttcaagattcaattttcgTTCTCCTTCCCTCTCcccatcccccccccccctccaattATACTGCGTAATACTTGtcttacattattacaacttcaacaacatacgtGTGTCTACAtcgacacaaaatagtatatacatttcctcaatagtatgatatatatcaacgtatcattcaaaatattttgatatatagattcagttatctagctttaatttcgattactgcatacatcactacacgagatatacgtatatatacatatattcaattgtctatcagctttcaaatacgtactataaacatcacatacacaattttaccaccccataataatatacaacttatatcacaaatactcagatgaattatcaattagcttatcttatgtcattaatataccttcagtatatgatatgtatatactatatatatacctatacatacacacatatacacactatcgactatatcaagttctaaatacgtactatacatatcacatacgtacacgagtatattatccaataatataatgcaacGTGTTTCATATGCATACTctgatgagtgatcgattaattatatttcattattAGCTTAATTATattctactaggttttgactacatcgttcatcaatcgatcactacatgatatatatatatatatataaactcttgaatgcgtatatatatatcacattcacaagtatattaccttataatagaacacgttcattaaattctgatgaattatcggttatatattacattattatgactgaaatattaacataatatcattatctcaacggtatgatatatatatatatatatatatatatatatatatatacacacacacacacacacatattcattagacaaagattatgcatgtttaacatcatttaatgtatatacgaaggaaaatatttattttatatattgaaacataagtaaaatataaagattatattttaacataatttgtttattttatttgatatattttttagtgtaattttttcacaatatttaagaatgattgatttttactattattattatactggttatcaactacgtgtgatcagtgtaatttcaaaaaattatatatatattaccttatatataattatttttaatgaaactaatatatatatttgattatatataaatatataattattgtttACAAAATatcatttacttttttatttttttactacaaAAACCGACCACGAGTGatcgatttttttaaaattatttttttattttaattaaaaatctgaccacaagtggtcgatttttttaaaagtattttcttttttttttaattaaaaaccgaccacttgtggtcgatttttttaaaataaatttaaaaagaatttttaaaaaacgaccactagtggtcggttttgttatttttttaatttttatttgtaatataaataataataaatataaaaattattgaaataattattttgattttttaaaatataaaagcgaccacatgtggttgctttttaacaaaaaataaaaataaacaatcgaccacttgtggtcggttttttccaACCACAATGTGTgatcatttttttagttttttttagtaaTGAAACTaacttatttttcaggaaaacattttctagacattttccttcataccaaacacaccctatatTTGGTAATGTAACATTGTTAATTGCACTTTAGTGAAATTTTTCCATTTATTTAACcatttaagaaaaagaaatatatggTATTTCAGTTTCAGTTGAAAAAGGATTTTGAAAGAGTGATCCCAAATCTACCCTAAATCTGGAAAATTGTGTTCAAGATTTGCTTTTTGATCTTCCTTCTCCTATTGAAATTTGGTCTCACACACACGGGGTCCCCAAACCCTAAGCATGAAATACACATAAAGAAAATACATACCTATATTAACGTAAACTCTACATTACATTTTATTACATTACATAGCATAGAAGAtacctttttctatttcaagaattgaagaaatgGATTCAGATGAAGGGAAGTTATTTGTTGGAGGATTAGGATGGGACATGAAGGAAGACAAACTAAGAGGCTATTTTAGCCATTATGGGGATGTTACACATGCAATAATCATGCGTGACAAAGTTACTGGCTTATCTAGAGGATTTGCCTTTGTTGTTTTCTCTGATCCTTCTGTTATTGATGTCATTCTTCAGGAGAAACATGCCATTGATGGACGTCCGGTAAGGAAAACTACCAATTTATGATcactcaaatatttttttactgcCAAAGATTCTTGAATGTCTCTATATATACGACTCATATTAGAATTAGCTACGAACCTCATGTTAATCCATTGCTAAATTGCTTTTAGCTAATTAGATTATTTTGACAATCTGTAGCGAAGCCTAACTGTAGTGATGATATTTTATGTTTAGCTACAGAATTTGTTTAGATGCTACTTATAGCTTGTTTGGCCAAGCTTTTAGGAGGTCAAAAGtggcttcttctttttttttttttttcccttgaaGAAGTGCTTATTTGAGAAACGAAAGGTAAGGGCTAAGTTTTTCGGAGAAAGTAAGTACTTTTAGGGTGTAGGGTGTAACAGACGTTGTTTTTCAGTGGCCAAAAGAGTAACTTATTCCCAAATTAGTACTTATTGAAAAGCTCTTCTGAGATAAATACACTTAACTTTGTAAAAGCATCGCCAAATACTAATTGTTGCtcaaatatgttttttttttttaagtttattgGCCAAATACAAAATGCTTTTTACCAAAagtactatttttttaaaaaacacctttcgaaataagttgattttagaaaCTTGGCATAACAAGCAATTAGTGACTGTGTTAACCCTGATCCTACGAATTCTAAATCTTGAATCTGCCTGCCACTAATTTCCTGTGGGTGTTGGTTTATATTATCAATCATTCAATCTTGTACCATTGTACGTGTAGGTTTAGCCCGTTCAGTTTTTGTACTTTCAAGATTGATCCCCATTGagttttcttgttattttttaccAACTGATATACATTTGAATGGAAGCAGAGCCTTGGAGTATGTAGCTGATAAAATTGTTGTCATATGACCAAGAGGTTCACAGGTTCAAGCCGTAGAACGACCTCTTAGCTTGCAGAAATGCAGAATAAGGTTGCacacaatagacccttgtggtccggtcCATCCTTAGATCCCGCACGTAGTAGGAGCTTTAATTTACTGGGCTGCCATTTTATATGTCTGAACTCTCTCAAAGTTTAGTTGTTCCTTAACACAGTTTGGAATTTTGTCATTAGTTGTATCAGCATGTGTTGTGTCTAGGCCTTTGAAGTCAGTTTCCCCTCAAAACGTTTATACAACGTGTGTATTATAGACCACACTGTCTCTGAATTTTGAATCCACCTAAGTGTCTGCTTTCTCAAATGGTGAGTATGATTAATCATGTCTTTTTCCTTTTACAGAACTAGAGAAGTGTGAGTTGTTCTGCAAATCCTCAGTTGGGATTTAAGTGCTCGTGTTCATCCTACTTCCTTTTCTCTTGCTTAGATCATCTGTCACTCTTTTTTCTTGTAACTTTTCCTTTAGATTGTTTGATTAGAAGTTGTGCAATGCTTTCGTGCAAGTCGTCATATTTTGAAGGCGAGGGGATGAGGAGGGGAAGGGAAGAAATATTCAGTTTGTTTCATTTGAATTATGTGGAAATGGCAGTAGATTAGCTTTGCCTTTATGGGGTTGtgagtaggggtgttcatgggtcggtttgggtcggttattggtcaaaaccataaccaaaccaacttagtcggtttttaaatttctaaaaccaaaccaaaccaaacaaaaaagtaaccatcggtttggttcttgtcggtttagtttggtttggtttggtttggtcttttcggtttataactttaactaatgatagaagttgaagatttaaaaaaaataaatccaatctaacatatgagatgttaaccgaatgttgtatctcaaccttgaaactaagatgtcaactgagtgttatacttcggcAAAGCCAAACtacagaatgatatgataaaccctgcaaaaggtgaacacataaacttcttgtTCGACAAagttcaaaaagaaagttaaaattagtgattgtctGTAATCTAATGAATCTTAGCTGTAAATTTTAATacacaacaagatattattttcaaaattagtatcatttgttatACATAGGACTGAATGTATTAcaactaaagttaaatcatgattaaattaaaatataaaatgtaacaaatatttatattgtatttatgaatgatatataaataattataatatatatatatatatatatatatatagatcggttcggtttggttattttatcagttattttagagtaaaaccaaatcaaactaaattAGTATCggtttttttaaattcaaaaccaaaccaaacctaaccaaatatcgaATTTTTTAATCGATTTGGTTTGGATCGCAgttcggtttggtttttaaccgAACCGTGAACACCGCTAGTTGTGAGGACAAATTTCCTTAGATAATGAAAGATTCTGTACTTGTGCTTTTCagttttgtaaaaatattcatCCAAAGAAAGGACTCAACTTCTGACGATGTGATGTTTTACTCTTTTGGGGAACAATGATTAGATTACTTTTTGTTATTCTTGTACTTGATGGAATCCCACTTGCGCCTATGCCATCAACTCTGTCAAAGTTGAAGGAGTAATATGTTagattttcttgttctttaatGGATATATTTATCTGAGCTGACGCCATTCAAAGATGATATTCTAGTGGGTATGCTTGAGTCGCATGAATCTTTTACTTGTTCTGAAAGTTCTCAGCAGTGTTTAAACTTGACGAACAATCGCACTTGAAGGTTGTGATGTTGTAGCATGGCTTCAGTTAAACCACATCTGTGTTGCTGGCTAACCAAATGCATGTTTACTTGTTTTTCTGTTTTCACTTTAAACTCCAGTTTTTCTGTTCAGGTGGATGCTAAGAAGGCTTTACCAAGAGCACAACAGCAGAGCTTGAGATCTCAACTTCCTCATGCCAATGAAGATACAAGACTAGAAGGGAATAttagaacaagaaaaatatttgttggtGGGCTACCTTCGTCCCTTAGTGAAGAAGAGTTTTGCCAATACTTCCAAGCTTATGGTAATGTGACAGATAAAGTAATAATGTTTGACCCAAACACTGGTCGCCCTCGAGGATTTGGTTTCATCACCTTTGACTCAGAAGATGCTGCCGATAAAGTTTTTCATAAAAACTTTCATGAACTGAAAAATAAGCTAGTGGAGGTAAAACGTGCCTTGCCTAAAGAAGCAAATCCTGCTGGCAATGGAGGTTACTTGGGTTATGGCTCTTCTGATCTCATTAGGTTTTCGCAGCCTGTTTTTTGTGGTTACACTCTCTATAATAGCTATGGAGCTCTGAATTGTGGTTATGGTTACGATCCTTATACTTGTTACGGTGGGGCAGCTGGAATATATATGAATCCATCTTTGGCCAGTATCAGTTACGCTAGCAGCTTGC encodes the following:
- the LOC107866370 gene encoding heterogeneous nuclear ribonucleoprotein 1-like, encoding MDSDEGKLFVGGLGWDMKEDKLRGYFSHYGDVTHAIIMRDKVTGLSRGFAFVVFSDPSVIDVILQEKHAIDGRPVDAKKALPRAQQQSLRSQLPHANEDTRLEGNIRTRKIFVGGLPSSLSEEEFCQYFQAYGNVTDKVIMFDPNTGRPRGFGFITFDSEDAADKVFHKNFHELKNKLVEVKRALPKEANPAGNGGYLGYGSSDLIRFSQPVFCGYTLYNSYGALNCGYGYDPYTCYGGAAGIYMNPSLASISYASSLPSVPRDQNLGYGDFYNFNASFGSSWDASANRGVVLTSTASTSQGHVSQNSNQGNCYSTYTENERPSTDSVRKESGDRHTGSAPNSSRGEATGQHKANGAPHNNSL